A window from Staphylococcus succinus encodes these proteins:
- a CDS encoding DinB family protein: protein MTNKSVYEVIDSGINYIITGYDNWNNEQVLDDKIDAFPNTIHWQYGHVLTIFETVLSLCEQNEVDVAKYTKLFGYGSSPDKWGDADIPSVDEIFTHLKTLGERARKLTDQQLEAELTETIAGCSTLDELLVLNAIHIPIHAGKIEEMSRLLRQQQ, encoded by the coding sequence ATGACAAATAAATCAGTTTATGAGGTTATCGATTCAGGTATAAATTATATTATTACGGGATACGACAACTGGAATAATGAACAAGTACTTGATGATAAAATAGACGCTTTTCCAAATACGATCCATTGGCAATATGGTCACGTTTTAACAATATTTGAAACAGTTCTATCATTATGCGAACAAAATGAAGTGGATGTAGCAAAATATACAAAACTATTTGGTTATGGTTCGTCTCCAGATAAGTGGGGAGATGCAGATATTCCGAGTGTTGACGAAATATTTACTCACCTTAAAACATTAGGTGAACGTGCAAGAAAATTAACTGATCAGCAGTTAGAAGCAGAACTTACAGAAACTATAGCTGGTTGTAGTACATTAGATGAACTATTGGTTTTAAATGCCATTCATATTCCTATACATGCTGGTAAAATAGAAGAAATGTCACGTTTGTTAAGACAACAACAATAA
- the pmtB gene encoding phenol-soluble modulin export ABC transporter permease subunit PmtB — protein MKNLLIRNFKLRKWTIILYAILLIISPLQLVIDNNNTFTQTLYASVAMILLFVSLLDSGHVFRFYSKLGHKHTYDFFGSLPVSKKALLNANYLTILIFTIVGASILSLYNMPNSDIAKNTINISFTLPFSYITLNFLAVPIAFKRYTEQKSEYISFLTYLLVMLILIPFAIVLILIGISELYDYHFVNSNYFENSLNYGFLAVSIIFFVSNYFIQYNKLNKY, from the coding sequence ATGAAAAATTTACTTATTAGAAATTTTAAATTACGTAAGTGGACCATTATTTTATATGCAATTTTGTTAATTATTTCTCCATTACAATTAGTGATAGACAATAATAATACTTTCACACAAACACTGTATGCTTCTGTTGCTATGATTTTACTTTTTGTATCGTTATTAGATTCTGGTCATGTATTTCGCTTTTACAGCAAATTAGGGCATAAGCATACGTATGATTTTTTTGGAAGTCTTCCGGTCTCTAAAAAAGCATTGTTAAATGCAAACTATTTAACGATACTCATTTTTACTATAGTAGGTGCAAGTATTTTATCTTTATATAATATGCCAAATTCTGATATAGCAAAGAACACGATTAATATTAGTTTTACTTTACCTTTTTCTTATATAACTTTAAATTTTCTAGCAGTGCCTATTGCATTTAAACGGTACACGGAACAAAAATCTGAGTATATCTCTTTTTTAACTTATTTACTTGTTATGCTTATACTTATACCCTTTGCTATAGTGCTGATATTGATTGGTATATCGGAACTATATGATTATCATTTTGTAAATTCAAATTACTTTGAGAACAGTCTTAATTACGGATTTTTAGCAGTGAGTATTATCTTTTTTGTATCTAATTATTTTATTCAATATAACAAACTCAATAAATACTAA
- a CDS encoding HAAS signaling domain-containing protein gives MDKITFLNELEQELDNLPRSERDKVMYEYEEYFFDQESEGKNEYQIIGALESPKKIGKEITAKNAIASAEYRPNVRTIVRAIMASLGMGILSLLIILIPMIFVGIFMFILLLFSLFLTLSPVLLIINGFFNNNFSFAISNYLFAISYTGLGIVLFVFIAKLAKFVYRLILKYLRWNIKTIRGSAVE, from the coding sequence TTGGATAAAATCACTTTTTTAAATGAACTAGAACAGGAACTAGACAATTTACCAAGAAGTGAACGAGATAAAGTGATGTATGAATATGAAGAATATTTTTTTGATCAAGAAAGTGAAGGGAAAAATGAGTATCAAATCATAGGCGCACTTGAATCTCCTAAAAAAATTGGAAAAGAAATTACGGCCAAAAATGCTATTGCTTCTGCAGAATATCGACCTAATGTTAGAACAATTGTTAGAGCTATAATGGCTTCTTTAGGCATGGGGATATTGTCATTACTTATCATTTTAATACCTATGATATTTGTGGGAATATTTATGTTTATTTTATTATTATTTTCTTTGTTTTTAACACTTAGCCCTGTTTTATTGATTATTAATGGCTTTTTTAATAATAATTTTAGTTTTGCTATTAGTAACTACTTATTCGCAATTTCTTATACTGGTTTAGGTATTGTCCTGTTTGTTTTCATTGCCAAGCTAGCGAAATTCGTCTACAGATTGATATTAAAATATTTACGTTGGAATATCAAAACGATTAGAGGGAGTGCAGTCGAATGA
- a CDS encoding ArsR/SmtB family transcription factor, which yields MHDIELKAHFIHGLSNKARLTILELLKSNEMTVNEIVKQSQISQSSISQHLACLKGCGLVNSRQEGKYVYYQIKNNQILELLKLIDSVVENTEDDIQSCQHHTI from the coding sequence ATGCATGACATTGAGTTAAAAGCACATTTTATACATGGTCTTTCTAATAAAGCACGTTTGACCATATTAGAGTTGCTTAAATCGAATGAAATGACTGTCAATGAGATTGTTAAACAATCTCAAATAAGTCAATCTAGTATTTCTCAACATTTAGCTTGTCTCAAAGGGTGCGGTTTGGTTAATTCTAGACAAGAAGGTAAATACGTTTATTACCAAATAAAAAACAATCAAATTTTAGAACTGCTTAAACTTATTGATTCTGTAGTTGAAAATACTGAAGATGATATTCAAAGTTGCCAGCATCATACTATATAA
- a CDS encoding thioredoxin family protein — MTSLETYFKNSQPLDQYIAAMTENKENLEAIYHSFSLPQDDDRLEKIKSLNYSKVLVITEDWCGDAMMNVPILKHISESLNLEVRVFHRDENTDLIDQYLTNGTARSIPIFVFLNDDFEQETVWGPRARQVQHFVEETRSDLPQKDDPAYEDKAAEAHTIISNRYQTDSQMWKYVYDSILDKLIVK, encoded by the coding sequence ATGACAAGTCTAGAAACTTATTTCAAAAACAGTCAACCGCTTGATCAATATATTGCAGCTATGACTGAAAATAAAGAGAATTTAGAAGCGATATATCATTCTTTCTCTTTACCACAAGATGATGACCGTCTTGAAAAAATAAAATCATTAAATTACAGTAAAGTGCTTGTTATCACAGAAGATTGGTGTGGGGATGCCATGATGAACGTCCCTATTTTAAAGCATATTTCAGAGAGTTTAAATTTAGAAGTTCGTGTCTTCCATCGTGATGAGAACACTGATTTAATAGATCAATATTTAACAAATGGCACTGCTAGATCAATACCGATTTTTGTTTTTCTAAATGATGATTTTGAACAAGAAACGGTTTGGGGTCCACGTGCAAGACAAGTGCAACATTTTGTAGAAGAAACGCGCTCTGATTTGCCTCAAAAAGATGATCCTGCTTATGAAGATAAAGCTGCCGAGGCTCATACAATTATCAGCAATCGTTACCAAACAGATTCTCAAATGTGGAAATATGTATATGATTCAATTTTAGATAAACTAATTGTAAAATAA
- the pmtA gene encoding phenol-soluble modulin export ABC transporter ATP-binding protein PmtA: protein MNAIELNAITYRRKAFELNDISFRVPQGFVTGFIGSNGVGKTTIIRMIMDLIEPENGEILIFNETMKDNAVDIKNKIGFIYSDLYLNDKWTIKKAESYIAPFYSHWNHALFLDYLEKFNLPYKRKIKTFSTGMKMKLSIAIAFSHNAKLFILDEPTSGLDPIVRNEVLDIIQKELIDENKSVFISTHIISDLEKIADYLVYIKNGEIVLNEFLDDILNKFKVVKGDPQHLDDELKQLTYYLEEHKTGYIALTEHANVFSEIFGGSVTITKPTIEDLMVYLEKGTHKYNHQIDES, encoded by the coding sequence ATGAATGCAATAGAATTAAATGCTATAACATATCGGCGTAAAGCATTCGAACTGAATGATATCAGTTTTCGTGTTCCTCAAGGATTTGTAACAGGGTTTATTGGTTCCAATGGAGTTGGTAAAACAACAATAATTAGAATGATAATGGATTTAATTGAACCAGAAAATGGTGAAATTCTAATTTTTAATGAAACAATGAAAGATAATGCAGTTGATATAAAAAATAAGATAGGATTTATCTATTCTGATTTATATTTGAATGATAAATGGACAATTAAAAAGGCTGAGTCATATATTGCTCCTTTTTATAGTCATTGGAATCATGCGCTGTTTTTAGATTATCTTGAAAAGTTTAATTTACCTTATAAAAGAAAGATAAAAACATTTTCTACAGGTATGAAAATGAAGTTATCTATTGCTATTGCTTTTAGTCATAACGCTAAATTATTCATATTAGATGAGCCAACATCAGGTTTAGACCCAATTGTCAGAAATGAAGTATTAGATATAATCCAAAAAGAGCTTATCGATGAAAATAAATCCGTATTCATTTCAACACATATTATTTCTGATTTAGAAAAGATTGCAGATTACTTAGTTTATATTAAAAATGGTGAAATTGTATTAAATGAATTTTTAGATGATATCCTTAATAAATTTAAAGTCGTTAAAGGTGATCCACAGCATTTGGATGATGAATTAAAGCAATTAACGTATTATTTAGAAGAACATAAAACAGGATATATTGCTCTAACAGAACATGCGAATGTATTTAGTGAGATTTTTGGTGGCAGCGTTACAATAACTAAACCAACCATTGAGGATTTAATGGTTTATCTTGAAAAAGGTACGCACAAGTACAATCACCAAATCGATGAATCTTAA
- a CDS encoding C45 family autoproteolytic acyltransferase/hydolase encodes MQTVNSDILTHRGSHFDLGVKTGEWLQQTPLLKNREKEWKKRMPRFDIHIKETYDIFQAYAPQIWEELQGMQEVLNLPTSQMILNFAHYRFTPLKNSGCTVFLGQDYMIRNYDYHPATYDGRYLLFQPNDGGLAQIGPTSRVTGRMDGMNEAGLSMGYNFMHRKHPGDGFVCYMIGRLILQYCKDVPEVIQLLKEIPHRSSFSYIVMDKHLNHAIIEVSPRTIDVRYDRTCTNHFKLLTHENRNYTKESKERLRRLLKKTPASIDKMSAFELFNNPEFEIYSKLFKSWSGTIHTSMYEPQSLTTHIALGENKTPTQINFGKWLEGQPLNITSLEGQIDTDLTFATH; translated from the coding sequence ATGCAAACAGTTAATTCAGATATCTTAACACATCGAGGTTCTCATTTTGATTTGGGAGTAAAAACAGGCGAATGGTTACAACAAACACCTTTACTCAAAAATAGAGAAAAAGAATGGAAGAAGCGTATGCCACGTTTTGATATTCATATCAAAGAGACTTACGATATTTTTCAAGCATACGCCCCACAAATTTGGGAAGAACTTCAAGGTATGCAAGAAGTTCTTAATTTACCAACCAGTCAAATGATTCTTAACTTTGCTCACTATCGTTTCACACCATTAAAAAATAGTGGTTGCACCGTTTTTTTAGGACAAGATTATATGATACGTAATTATGACTATCATCCTGCAACATATGATGGCCGCTATTTATTATTTCAGCCCAATGATGGTGGATTAGCACAAATTGGCCCTACTTCTCGAGTTACTGGTAGAATGGATGGAATGAATGAAGCGGGTCTATCAATGGGATATAATTTTATGCATAGAAAGCATCCTGGTGATGGATTTGTATGTTATATGATTGGCAGGCTTATTTTACAATATTGTAAAGACGTGCCAGAAGTCATTCAACTACTAAAAGAAATCCCTCATAGAAGTTCTTTTAGCTATATTGTCATGGATAAACATTTGAACCATGCAATCATTGAGGTGTCTCCCCGTACGATTGATGTGCGTTACGATCGTACATGTACAAATCACTTTAAATTATTAACACATGAAAATAGAAATTATACTAAAGAATCTAAAGAGCGTTTGAGAAGACTATTAAAAAAAACACCTGCTTCAATAGACAAAATGAGTGCCTTTGAATTATTCAATAATCCAGAATTTGAAATATACAGTAAATTATTTAAAAGTTGGTCTGGAACAATTCATACTAGTATGTACGAACCGCAATCATTAACTACACATATCGCATTAGGTGAAAATAAAACACCGACTCAAATTAATTTTGGCAAATGGTTAGAAGGCCAACCTTTAAATATCACATCTCTAGAAGGTCAAATTGATACAGACTTAACATTTGCTACTCATTAA
- a CDS encoding SE1626 family protein, with protein MKHLTKIFVIIALISFVVGYYLQATGHESSGIKLLIAAIMFMICAFINRNNNRRQRNNQQKK; from the coding sequence ATGAAACATTTAACAAAAATATTTGTGATCATAGCATTGATATCGTTTGTCGTTGGTTATTATTTACAGGCTACTGGTCATGAAAGTTCTGGCATAAAATTGTTGATTGCAGCAATTATGTTTATGATTTGTGCGTTTATAAATAGAAATAATAATAGACGTCAAAGAAATAATCAGCAAAAAAAATAA
- a CDS encoding YolD-like family protein, whose protein sequence is MMPNPNAPDEYKYETDYRKIPSEYLNPRIPKGRGKIKWAPFATLPEQFETIQQFIIDQNKIGRPTLSDDQLNELNFQLHQALHTEQYVHIEYYQSGWLETMLVQVKHIDMTHMILKGRNISDNSSIQLSLLDITKITQDNIQ, encoded by the coding sequence ATGATGCCAAATCCTAATGCTCCAGATGAATATAAGTATGAAACAGATTATAGAAAGATTCCTAGCGAGTATTTAAATCCTAGAATTCCTAAAGGACGTGGAAAAATCAAATGGGCTCCCTTTGCGACGTTACCAGAACAATTTGAGACGATTCAACAATTTATAATAGATCAAAATAAAATTGGCCGTCCAACTTTGTCTGATGATCAATTAAACGAGCTCAACTTCCAACTTCACCAAGCTTTACATACTGAGCAATATGTTCATATTGAATATTATCAATCTGGTTGGTTAGAAACCATGTTGGTTCAAGTCAAACACATCGATATGACTCATATGATTCTAAAGGGCCGCAATATTAGTGATAACTCATCTATTCAATTGTCTTTGTTAGATATCACTAAAATAACTCAAGACAATATTCAGTAA
- the pmtD gene encoding phenol-soluble modulin export ABC transporter permease subunit PmtD translates to MNSLQLVKYDMYSIIKSPLTYLALLLTIAPLIGFTVLFVQQSDEMNGNILLSAGSWFFSLMGLLFVIKTITRDISQGTLQLYMNKKSNRVGYIIAKVISIILIALIVTTILTAFVLIVQGIVDGENVKTEKFFDLLWFFILFHLFYGLLLYLFALIVPKTALIFTLGIFLVLIVPFAEPFLPMIPKIGDNIQDSLKYVPFSYLTSKTTSSDYTFTHWQWFITVASIVVLFIINLFYVTKKDI, encoded by the coding sequence ATGAATAGTTTACAGCTTGTTAAATATGATATGTATAGCATTATAAAAAGTCCGTTAACTTATTTAGCGTTACTTTTAACGATTGCGCCGTTAATTGGTTTTACAGTATTATTTGTTCAACAATCAGATGAAATGAATGGTAATATTTTGCTTTCTGCAGGAAGTTGGTTCTTTTCACTTATGGGCTTACTTTTTGTAATTAAAACTATTACACGTGACATTTCACAAGGTACGCTTCAACTATATATGAATAAAAAATCTAATCGTGTAGGTTATATTATCGCAAAAGTTATCTCAATCATATTAATCGCCCTAATAGTCACTACTATACTTACAGCTTTTGTACTTATCGTACAAGGCATCGTTGATGGTGAAAATGTAAAAACTGAAAAGTTCTTTGATTTACTATGGTTCTTCATACTTTTCCATCTGTTTTATGGGCTATTATTGTATTTATTTGCATTAATTGTTCCTAAAACAGCGCTTATATTTACATTGGGAATTTTCTTAGTATTAATCGTGCCTTTTGCTGAACCATTCTTGCCGATGATTCCTAAAATTGGTGACAACATTCAAGATTCATTGAAGTATGTGCCATTTAGCTATTTAACATCGAAAACGACATCCAGTGATTATACATTTACGCATTGGCAATGGTTCATAACTGTAGCTTCGATTGTAGTATTATTCATCATTAATTTATTCTATGTTACGAAGAAAGATATATAA
- the pmtC gene encoding phenol-soluble modulin export ABC transporter ATP-binding protein PmtC has product MQLQDITKTFGNNNVLNHIDFDFGKSRIVGLIGKNGVGKTTLMKVMNGNIVNYKGEVKLGNKENVGYLIEHPKLYDNKSGLYNLKLFSHVLGKGFDKKYTDYIIDAFGMRPYIKKKVKKYSMGMKQKLAIAVSLMNKPKYLILDEPTNGMDPDGSIDVLKTIETLVKDLDMKILISSHKLEDIELICDRAVFLSDGNFVQDVDMREGTPTDSTILIVAKKDFEKSLEYLSQAFEVIQSEQASGEIILTAQKNYQKILKGLANIEVFPEFIETRKSSLRDTYFNINKKGGQ; this is encoded by the coding sequence ATGCAATTACAAGATATTACGAAAACGTTTGGTAATAATAATGTTTTAAATCATATCGATTTTGATTTTGGAAAAAGCCGTATCGTAGGATTAATTGGAAAAAATGGTGTCGGAAAAACAACTTTAATGAAAGTAATGAATGGAAATATCGTCAATTATAAAGGTGAAGTGAAATTAGGAAACAAAGAAAATGTAGGTTATCTCATTGAACATCCTAAACTTTACGATAATAAATCCGGTTTATATAATTTAAAATTGTTTTCTCATGTTTTAGGTAAAGGGTTTGATAAAAAGTATACAGATTATATTATTGATGCTTTTGGTATGAGACCTTATATTAAAAAGAAAGTTAAGAAATACTCAATGGGGATGAAACAGAAATTGGCAATTGCTGTTTCTTTAATGAATAAACCTAAATACTTAATACTAGATGAGCCTACAAATGGAATGGATCCGGATGGTTCAATAGATGTATTGAAAACAATTGAGACTTTAGTAAAAGATTTGGATATGAAAATTTTAATTTCTAGTCACAAACTTGAGGATATTGAATTAATTTGTGATAGAGCAGTGTTTTTAAGTGATGGTAATTTTGTTCAAGATGTTGATATGCGTGAAGGGACGCCAACGGATTCTACAATTTTAATTGTCGCAAAGAAAGACTTTGAAAAGTCATTAGAGTATTTAAGTCAAGCGTTTGAGGTTATTCAATCTGAACAAGCGAGTGGAGAAATTATTTTGACAGCACAAAAGAATTATCAAAAGATACTAAAAGGTTTAGCAAATATAGAAGTATTTCCTGAATTTATTGAGACGCGTAAAAGTTCATTACGTGATACGTATTTCAATATTAATAAGAAAGGTGGCCAATAA
- a CDS encoding Trp-rich small protein, with translation MNTWWQEMITTLVTGSLLVVFRVWLEIKWKDK, from the coding sequence ATGAATACGTGGTGGCAAGAAATGATTACAACTTTGGTGACAGGTAGCTTACTTGTGGTATTCCGTGTTTGGTTAGAAATAAAATGGAAAGACAAATAG
- a CDS encoding DUF4097 family beta strand repeat-containing protein, with protein sequence MKKLFIGGLVLFITCFLLGCLTWFSFEKQNNQLNYVNKTFDNDNISNLKIDSQNSVIEVKKGDKFSVHYTGKKNVDVTKEKKSLIIQQNSNTKDHYGLNFNPFRRANSKMIVTVPEKKINELVLSSQINSISVDDVDMKSAKFLMTDSGGASVKIDNSNIDQFYYRGVNSPVHLTNDKIQNANIKIKNEDITVNDSLIEKSVLLANKGDINLSKMNIESDFKASTQDGDIQMTYNKAPQNTLLKLNPEKGKAVINNKHFEDDKVGNGDNDLEFYTSHGDIHID encoded by the coding sequence ATGAAGAAATTATTCATAGGTGGTTTAGTATTATTTATCACATGCTTTCTTTTAGGATGCCTGACTTGGTTTAGTTTTGAAAAACAAAATAATCAACTTAACTACGTAAATAAAACATTTGATAATGACAATATTAGTAATTTGAAAATAGATAGTCAAAATAGTGTTATTGAAGTTAAAAAAGGCGATAAATTTTCAGTTCACTATACTGGAAAAAAGAATGTAGATGTTACTAAGGAAAAAAAGAGTTTAATAATCCAGCAAAATAGTAATACTAAAGATCACTATGGTTTGAATTTTAATCCATTTAGAAGAGCTAATAGTAAAATGATAGTGACGGTGCCTGAAAAGAAAATTAATGAATTAGTTTTATCTAGTCAAATCAATTCTATCTCTGTAGATGATGTAGATATGAAATCAGCTAAATTTTTAATGACTGATTCGGGTGGAGCGAGCGTTAAAATCGACAATAGTAACATAGATCAATTCTATTATAGAGGCGTAAATTCTCCAGTTCATTTGACGAATGATAAAATACAAAATGCTAATATTAAAATAAAAAATGAAGACATAACTGTAAATGATTCACTTATTGAAAAATCTGTGTTATTAGCAAATAAAGGTGACATTAATTTGAGTAAGATGAATATCGAGTCTGATTTCAAAGCTTCTACGCAAGATGGTGATATACAAATGACGTACAACAAAGCCCCTCAAAATACGTTGTTGAAATTAAATCCTGAAAAAGGGAAAGCCGTGATTAATAATAAGCATTTTGAAGATGACAAAGTAGGTAATGGTGATAATGATTTGGAGTTTTATACAAGTCATGGTGATATTCATATTGATTAA
- the pmtR gene encoding PSM export ABC transporter transcriptional regulator PmtR produces the protein MKILLKNSSESPIYEQIKQQIKENILKGYVAPGEDLPSMRELAQDLSVSVITTKRAYEDLEKDGFVYTIRGKGTYVKEQDSAILKEKQFIVIESLAKSMSNEAKSIDMPLCELQEILAIIYEEDTE, from the coding sequence ATGAAAATACTTCTGAAAAATAGTAGCGAAAGCCCTATTTATGAACAGATAAAACAACAAATTAAAGAGAATATTTTAAAAGGTTATGTGGCGCCAGGTGAAGATTTACCATCAATGAGAGAACTCGCTCAAGACCTAAGTGTAAGTGTGATTACTACTAAACGGGCGTATGAAGATTTAGAAAAAGACGGATTTGTTTATACAATTAGAGGTAAAGGTACTTATGTAAAAGAACAAGATAGTGCAATATTGAAAGAAAAACAATTTATAGTGATTGAATCATTAGCTAAGTCAATGAGTAACGAAGCTAAGTCAATAGATATGCCACTATGTGAGTTGCAAGAAATTTTAGCAATAATCTATGAGGAGGACACTGAATGA
- a CDS encoding aminotransferase class I/II-fold pyridoxal phosphate-dependent enzyme: protein MNPLALDLNEQLSKSNPEVADMLSDLGKLMYYPKGILSQSAEAKSTQYNATIGMATYSDSKMYANTLNDMFNHLEPDDIFPYAPPQGIEPLRDLWQQKMLKENPDLDKKDMTRPILTNALTHGLSLVGDMFVDSGDTLLLPTHNWGNYKLVYSTRHNAEIETYDIFDEEGHFTTEALVNTLENYKKDKVILILNYPNNPTGYTPTQDEVTTIVNAIKSLAERGTNVIALVDDAYYGLFYEDVYTQSLFTALTNLHLDNILPIRLDGATKEFFAWGLRVGFITFGVNNEITKQVLEAKVKGMIRSNISSGPMPSQSAVKYVLEHSETFNKEIQQNIDTLQARYEVTKAVVYDDKYAQFWQPYDFNSGYFMALQVKDVDPEQLRKHLIDQYSIGIIALNATDIRIAFSCVEKDDIPHVFDTIAKAIADLQN, encoded by the coding sequence ATGAATCCATTAGCTTTAGATTTAAATGAACAGTTATCTAAATCAAATCCAGAGGTTGCAGATATGCTATCAGATCTTGGCAAATTAATGTACTATCCAAAAGGTATATTATCTCAATCTGCAGAAGCAAAATCTACACAATATAATGCAACAATTGGTATGGCAACTTACAGTGATAGTAAGATGTATGCCAATACTTTAAATGATATGTTTAACCATTTAGAGCCTGACGATATCTTCCCTTATGCACCACCACAAGGTATTGAACCCCTGCGCGATTTATGGCAACAAAAAATGCTAAAAGAAAATCCAGATTTAGATAAAAAAGATATGACTAGACCTATTCTTACAAATGCTTTAACTCATGGTTTATCATTAGTTGGCGATATGTTCGTTGATAGTGGTGATACATTATTATTACCTACTCATAACTGGGGTAATTACAAACTTGTTTATAGTACTAGACATAATGCTGAAATCGAAACATACGATATTTTTGATGAAGAAGGTCACTTTACGACTGAAGCATTAGTCAATACTTTAGAAAATTATAAAAAAGATAAAGTTATCTTAATATTAAACTATCCAAATAATCCTACGGGTTATACACCTACTCAAGATGAAGTTACAACAATTGTTAATGCTATTAAATCACTTGCAGAACGTGGTACAAACGTAATTGCATTAGTCGATGATGCTTATTATGGCTTATTCTATGAAGATGTATATACACAGTCTTTATTTACGGCTTTAACAAACTTACACTTAGACAATATCTTGCCTATCCGTTTAGATGGTGCAACTAAAGAATTTTTTGCTTGGGGATTACGCGTAGGTTTCATCACTTTCGGCGTAAACAATGAAATAACAAAACAAGTGCTAGAAGCCAAAGTCAAAGGTATGATTCGTAGTAATATTTCAAGCGGGCCTATGCCTTCTCAAAGCGCAGTAAAATATGTATTAGAACATAGTGAAACATTTAATAAAGAAATCCAACAAAATATAGACACATTACAAGCAAGATATGAAGTAACAAAAGCTGTCGTTTATGATGATAAATATGCACAGTTTTGGCAGCCCTATGACTTCAATTCAGGTTATTTCATGGCTTTACAAGTTAAAGATGTAGATCCAGAACAATTACGTAAACACCTCATTGATCAATACTCTATTGGGATTATCGCACTTAATGCTACAGATATACGTATTGCCTTTAGTTGTGTAGAAAAAGACGATATTCCACATGTCTTTGATACTATTGCCAAAGCTATTGCAGATTTACAAAATTAA